A part of Eremothecium sinecaudum strain ATCC 58844 chromosome VII, complete sequence genomic DNA contains:
- the BLM10 gene encoding proteasome activator BLM10 (Syntenic homolog of Ashbya gossypii AGL022W; Syntenic homolog of Saccharomyces cerevisiae YFL007W (BLM10)) — protein sequence MLETELQAPIPLKHKKISELRDPAMKLTRSSSSSGDLVAKRAKLLNVDRLAGHQIQRPRSTTPMPHEPVNTVSAETLVEERVKRYNLDYATDKEEHEKNIYDPKSCFYSRQVKPKFSYEENLPYATENHKEQAKYLCHILVNLYIAINSLDIQGLISITSKDLADFKSELDVLALNTDLFRLTNNEDGLELNDITNYDEDEDDDDDGSQDYYDEEEEDSSYDFGSSGKITAKSSTVVNVNHWTNELKNCLHFDFPLSIRKSLAIVYYHLSLVQGQKIYRQMHVNMFESLVSQDDNGTNFSDLLYLHGLRLDYKPMLAFLSEFLPCPEADYVRYDISSKADLQLFRLLLKLAHQSKMFYDENDEKLLHNTMDRFIASFSPHTLPCVLPIITSFVPYHYSKDRNILDYFPFLFNVWSSVSASVVFDIHLYDLTGCVANDAYLRLIKEQNPRLQTISGIGFGPHGIFTENQIDFIMNRIQNHLKDDFQIHSYSKTVRPLIYSMNGSCNSGFFSKLTSLIKSIMTFVHPSNNGQWTKVIAKFIHALFKMYHERWVSEQKLVHGYRKELWLSPECHASMVDLFSDVLFLGSQNKDTDTANYYISSFAYILDIKPNNAYKIFDKVLVDLYDSLTDQFINSVHRVISSLKQFTRIVRYMVIDPLYRIHITNIFSMIVTKLGTNDLTLTSNAINSIVSLCAYIPLDNFVTDSEYLTFASHTVPFIQEHVFFLKDGGKSCEFNPEEETLKQVFVASTTEFENILKVYVEKLFELVDADLEDRLLTKINQTTMIMMESMSDKMFKYFIKLLLKEFWDTDAFKSSNPNYDLVTIPMGAAVRRDNGLSKQLFTELVYNLKEQLDRGAGSIRSSSEIQSRDVKLVAYLTALNDVIRQSHEALLTFKDELLDLLKFVHSSINNPPLDVITSVVLHYALSSLTTIEITEYRLFPDGSNLSMAERWGGLQFDDRKYDTENCKFKWHVPTSEEVDFAIYLLETLTTENMKKVEEMMRKPVKDAAYVDQLKKCILIISHALSGISLLFDPDFNSNKEKGDSQLTDPIKRKFYLLKQLRDKNCDNNELMLDIEQIRDDSIDDDMPQSGTDKSDEFSNEIDIRETNPAVHELDMPDDADMSEVPSGVATPAPGAHFDGSTSAMNCSIAFRDLEIFTCSYFFGNTNEEKFGDDRYIKVHLIRSNIGRFLHTLFKFLRDNFSHNQGVFQILLYGMKVWFTDVGQETIFKSDPTSFLDLEFLENLQTLSHYVSEPFTRTYLAADLNAHHDARVMLRSTNRVPSKLEVVLMKDIIDLAISVYPDIHNPAQGTMVHAMKQLIGSYSLTINKIIKEFKSALEKEDYRKIEVLIAVLSIKKIHRKLISDYKNLSEIIFLLLSASKINHLEIAVIADRLLDSLVNALKIPSSVCIIDIQKMEVLNPNDPTVDVQVDAVKKAKKAKRDHFYALITNLQDRLIEYLKDNAESGWRISYFIIKFVTKVQSSLEFKPDARVLSAIFNLTKTKHPVIVHLAISSFVSICNKIQLMGDYEYDIKKAYTPSFTRRYVEVQDTSEKGFPDRFKEEMSNFESPNYFIDSIGYIGWMSWGPPLKVVKNVDQIDMHLKPEDFEILKIFGNMITVDWLKELATIFIQDNETRGMFSNTNVSFFALIFHLIANDISAVTYDDMLSLCRNFYNKNDKTSMIMSIEIFAAILTSKKVTAERDLLKWNEFLTEFLQYCLDRDLNQDSTYIWNMLCWWIPTYMDVRRVKPLFSKLTKDSTGLDKELDTASDQVFRLSLLRNMLAIVEYRSPYLEPIFSELILDHPYHQVREEIAKLMCCLIQTRISPSASNVEELLERSSKGNLKKMPAAFHDHICGVFKTIETERIAVKDLTSNGILKTKYFYMASTMLYFIAHMMKSPNQTILVPYVTDYIAPFLLNLQKLREMCKLAGISPGSYYTVLAYMPLSKDQIPEFVSLLGMADLSSSNEIRTQLLFAENLYSRHMLQMTQCDRERILKFVVDSMYNENFIEVRNRASEVLSGIVHNLNEESKLPDLIDTFNIHLKKNASNKNKNSDSTIHGSIIGLGAIISAFPYEFPLPKWIPGQLSNLATWARTSGISGSAAKDIISTFKKVRADTWYFDRDSFTPDQLEDLEGVLWRSYYA from the coding sequence ATGCTTGAAACAGAGTTGCAAGCGCCAATTCCGCTTAAGCATAAGAAGATATCAGAACTTCGTGATCCAGCAATGAAACTGACTAGGTCTAGTTCTAGTTCAGGTGATCTAGTTGCAAAGAGAGCAAAATTGCTTAATGTTGATAGACTTGCTGGACACCAAATCCAAAGACCGCGTTCAACGACCCCAATGCCTCATGAACCAGTAAATACTGTAAGTGCTGAAACATTAGTTGAAGAGCGCGTAAAAAGGTATAACTTGGATTACGCTACTGATAAGGAGGAACATGAGAAGAATATTTATGATCCCAAATCATGTTTCTATAGTAGACAGGTCAAGCCAAAATTTTCGTATGAGGAAAACTTACCATACGCTACTGAGAACCATAAGGAACAGGCTAAATATTTGTGTCACATATTGGTGAATTTGTATATTGCTATCAATTCTTTGGATATTCAAGGGTTGATTTCAATTACAAGTAAGGACTTGGCTGATTTTAAATCTGAACTGGATGTTTTGGCACTGAACACTGACCTTTTCAGGTTGActaataatgaagatggTCTTGAGTTAAACGACATTACAAATTACGATGAGGATGAAgacgatgacgatgatgGTAGTCAAGACTATTatgacgaagaagaagaagattcCAGTTATGATTTTGGATCATCAGGTAAAATTACAGCGAAATCGTCTACGGTGGTCAACGTCAACCATTGGACGAACGAATTGAAGAACTGTTTGCACTTTGATTTCCCGTTATCAATACGTAAGTCATTGGCTATTGTGTATTATCATCTATCTCTAGTGCAAGGCCAGAAGATCTACCGACAAATGCATGTTAATATGTTTGAAAGTTTAGTCAGTCAAGATGATAACGGTACAAATTTTAGTGATTTGTTATATCTTCATGGATTAAGGTTGGATTATAAACCGATGTTAGCATTTCTGTCTGAGTTTTTACCATGCCCCGAGGCAGATTATGTCAGATACGATATATCTTCAAAGGCTGACTTACAATTGTTCCGTTTACTGTTAAAGCTAGCCCATCAATCTAAAATGTTTTATGATGAAAACGACGAAAAACTGTTGCATAACACTATGGATAGATTCATAGCAAGTTTTAGCCCTCATACTTTACCTTGTGTTTTGCCCATAATTACTTCTTTCGTTCCATACCACTACTCAAAGGATCGAAATATTCTTGACTATTTCCCGTTTTTGTTTAATGTCTGGTCCTCTGTTTCTGCATCTGTGGTATTTGATATTCATCTCTACGACTTGACGGGATGTGTTGCAAATGATGCTTACTTGAGATTGATAAAGGAACAAAATCCTCGGTTACAAACTATATCTGGTATTGGCTTCGGACCGCATGGCATATTCACTGAGAATCAAATCGATTTTATTATGAACAGGATACAGAATCATTTAAAGGACGATTTCCAAATACATTCATATTCAAAGACAGTTAGACCATTAATTTATTCTATGAATGGTTCTTGTAACAGTGGTTTCTTCTCTAAATTGACATCATTAATAAAAAGTATAATGACCTTTGTCCATCCTTCCAATAACGGTCAATGGACTAAAGTTATTGCCAAATTCATTCACGCACTTTTCAAAATGTACCATGAGAGATGGGTTTCTGAACAGAAACTAGTTCATGGGTATCGTAAGGAACTTTGGTTAAGTCCAGAATGTCATGCAAGTATGGTTGACCTTTTTTCAGATGTGTTATTCTTGGGTTCCCAAAATAAAGATACAGACACAGCTAATTATTATATTTCAAGTTTTGCATATATTTTGGACATAAAGCCAAATAACGCCTACAAGATATTTGACAAGGTACTGGTTGATCTGTATGATTCCTTAACTGATCAATTTATCAATTCGGTGCATCGGGTAATTAGTTCCCTAAAACAGTTTACCAGAATTGTGCGGTATATGGTTATTGATCCATTGTACAGGATCCATATTACGAACATTTTTTCAATGATTGTGACCAAGCTTGGAACTAACGATCTAACATTAACAAGTAATGCAATCAATTCTATTGTATCACTTTGCGCATATATCCCACTAGACAATTTTGTGACAGACAGCGAATATCTAACCTTCGCTTCTCATACTGTTCCATTTATTCAAGAGCATGTGTTCTTTCTTAAGGATGGAGGAAAATCTTGTGAATTTAATCCAGAAGAGGAGACCTTAAAACAGGTATTTGTTGCATCTACTACTGAATTCGAAAATATTTTGAAGGTTTATGTTGAAAAATTATTTGAACTGGTTGATGCTGATCTGGAGGATAGACTACTCACTAAAATTAACCAAACGACCATGATTATGATGGAATCAATGTCTGACAAAATGTTTAAGTACTTTATTAAATTACTACTGAAGGAATTTTGGGATACTGATGCTTTTAAAAGTAGTAATCCAAATTATGATTTGGTTACTATACCAATGGGTGCTGCGGTAAGAAGGGATAATGGATTAAGTAAGCAATTGTTCACTGAGTTGGTTTATAATTTGAAGGAGCAGTTGGATAGAGGTGCTGGATCCATAAGAAGTTCCTCTGAAATTCAGAGCAGAGATGTTAAACTAGTTGCTTATTTGACCGCATTAAATGACGTCATAAGGCAATCACATGAAGCTCTATTGACTTTTAAAGATGAACTTCTAGATTTGCTGAAGTTTGTCCACAGCAGTATAAACAATCCTCCATTAGACGTTATCACTTCTGTGGTTCTACATTACGCTTTAAGTAGTTTGACGACCATTGAAATTACTGAGTATCGATTGTTTCCAGATGGCTCAAATTTATCTATGGCTGAAAGGTGGGGTGGCTTGCAATTTGATGATCGAAAATATGATACCGAAAATTGCAAATTTAAATGGCATGTTCCAACAAGCGAAGAAGTTGACTTTGCaatttatttattagaaACCCTAACTACAGAGAATATGAAAAAGGTTGAGGAAATGATGCGAAAACCAGTGAAGGATGCTGCGTATGTTGACCAATTGAAAAAATGCATATTAATTATATCTCATGCATTATCTGGCATTAGTCTGTTGTTTGATCCTGACTTTAACAGCAACAAAGAGAAAGGTGACTCTCAATTAACAGATCCAATTAAAAGAAAATTTTACCTCTTGAAGCAGCTACGTGATAAAAACTGTGATAACAATGAATTAATGCTTGATATTGAACAGATTCGAGATGACAGCATAGATGACGATATGCCACAGTCAGGAACAGATAAATCAGATGAATTCAGTAATGAAATAGACATACGCGAAACAAATCCAGCCGTTCATGAACTTGACATGCCAGATGATGCAGATATGTCGGAGGTTCCCTCGGGTGTCGCTACTCCTGCTCCAGGAGCCCATTTTGATGGCTCAACATCTGCAATGAATTGCTCCATTGCGTTCAGGGACCTTGAAATATTTACTTGCAGTTATTTTTTTGGAAATACAAATGAGGAAAAGTTTGGTGATGATAGGTATATTAAAGTTCACTTGATTAGATCAAACATTGGGCGTTTCCTACACACTTTATTCAAATTTTTAAGAGATAATTTCTCTCACAATCAGGGTGTGTTCCAAATTTTGTTATATGGAATGAAAGTCTGGTTTACCGACGTTGGTCAAGAAACTATATTTAAGAGTGATCCAACTTCATTTTTGGACTTGGAATTCTTGGAAAACCTGCAAACCTTGTCTCATTATGTTTCAGAGCCATTTACTAGAACCTATTTAGCTGCTGACCTCAATGCTCACCATGATGCAAGAGTAATGCTAAGATCTACCAATAGGGTTCCATCTAAACTTGAGGTCGTGTTGATGAAAGACATAATTGATCTGGCTATATCTGTTTACCCTGATATCCATAATCCAGCTCAAGGTACTATGGTCCATGCCATGAAGCAGCTAATTGGTTCTTATTCTCTCACCATAAATAAGATCATCAAAGAATTTAAAAGTGCTCTGGAGAAAGAAGATTATAGGAAGATAGAAGTTTTAATAGCTGTTCTTTCCATTAAGAAGATTCATAGAAAGCTTATCTCCGATTACAAGAACCTGTCAGAAATTATATTCTTGCTCCTTTCTGCCTCTAAAATTAATCACCTAGAAATTGCTGTGATTGCCGATAGATTGTTAGACTCACTTGTTAATGCCTTAAAGATTCCATCCAGTGTTTGTATAATTGACATTCAGAAAATGGAGGTCCTGAATCCAAATGATCCAACTGTTGATGTTCAGGTTGACGCGGTCAAGAAAGCCAAGAAGGCTAAGAGAGACCACTTTTATGCCCTTATTACAAACCTCCAAGATAGGttaattgaatatttaaaGGACAATGCGGAGTCTGGTTGGAGGATTTCGTACTTTATCATAAAATTTGTTACCAAAGTTCAATCAAGCTTAGAATTCAAACCCGATGCTCGTGTCTTGTCAGCAATATTTAACTTGACCAAGACAAAACATCCTGTTATTGTTCATCTAGCAATTAGCAGTTTTGTTAGTATTTGCAATAAAATTCAATTAATGGGAGATTACGAGTATGATATTAAAAAGGCATACACTCCTAGCTTTACGAGGAGGTATGTTGAAGTTCAAGACACCTCAGAAAAAGGGTTTCCAGATAGATTTAAAGAAGAGATGTCAAATTTTGAGAGTCCAAATTATTTCATTGATTCAATCGGATATATTGGATGGATGAGTTGGGGTCCGCCATTGAAAGTGGTAAAAAATGTGGATCAGATAGATATGCACTTGAAGCCTGAAGATTTTGAGATATTAAAGATATTCGGAAATATGATAACAGTTGATTGGTTGAAAGAGTTGGCAACGATTTTCATTCAAGATAATGAAACCCGCGGTATGTTTAGCAATACAAACGTCTCTTTCTTTGCATTGATATTTCATTTGATAGCAAATGATATTAGTGCAGTTACCTACGATGATATGTTATCGTTGTGTCGAAACTTTTACAACAAAAACGATAAGACGTCTATGATTATGTCCATTGAGATCTTTGCTGCAATATTGACCTCTAAGAAAGTAACTGCGGAACGGGATCTCTTAAAATGGAACGAGTTTCTAACTGAGTTCTTGCAGTACTGTTTAGACAGGGATTTGAATCAAGACTCTACATATATATGGAACATGCTATGTTGGTGGATACCAACGTATATGGACGTTAGAAGGGTGAAGCCGTTGTTTTCAAAGCTAACAAAAGACAGTACTGGGTTAGATAAAGAATTGGATACAGCTTCAGATCAAGTTTTCAGGCTTTCACTCTTGAGAAATATGTTAGCTATAGTTGAATATCGGTCACCTTACTTGGAGCCAATCTTCTCTGAGCTAATTCTGGATCATCCTTATCACCAGGTTAGAGAAGAAATTGCTAAATTAATGTGTTGTCTAATTCAGACAAGAATTAGTCCTTCGGCTTCTAATGTTGAAGAGTTACTAGAGAGGAGTTCAAAAggtaatttgaagaaaatgCCTGCAGCTTTCCATGATCATATATGTGGTGTATTTAAAACAATTGAAACAGAAAGGATTGCTGTTAAGGATCTGACTTCCAATGGAATCCTTAAGACAAAATATTTCTATATGGCCTCCACAATGCTGTATTTTATTGCCCATATGATGAAGAGTCCTAACCAGACGATATTGGTGCCATATGTCACCGACTATATCGCACCATTTTTGTTAAATTTGCAGAAATTAAGAGAAATGTGCAAGTTAGCAGGCATTTCTCCCGGTTCCTACTATACAGTCCTAGCATACATGCCTTTGTCTAAGGACCAGATTCCTGAATTTGTAAGTCTGCTGGGCATGGCGGACCTCTCCAGTTCTAACGAGATCCGTACTCAATTGCTATTCGCCGAAAACCTTTATTCCCGCCATATGCTTCAGATGACTCAATGTGATAGAGAAAGGATCTTGAAATTTGTGGTGGATAGCATGTACAATGAAAATTTTATTGAGGTCAGGAATAGGGCTTCAGAGGTTCTGTCCGGTATTGTCCATAATTTAAACGAAGAATCAAAACTGCCTGACCTAATTGATACTTTCAACATTCATCTAAAGAAGAATGCTTCAAATAAGAATAAAAATTCTGATTCCACGATTCATGGCTCAATTATTGGCCTGGGAGCAATTATTTCCGCTTTCCCATATGAGTTTCCATTGCCAAAATGGATCCCAGGGCAGCTAAGCAATCTCGCCACATGGGCAAGAACGAGCGGTATTTCAGGGTCAGCTGCGAAGGACATTATTAGTACATTCAAGAAGGTTAGAGCTGACACTTGGTACTTTGACCGCGATAGTTTTACGCCTGATCAGCTTGAAGATTTGGAGGGTGTATTATGGAGGAGCTACTACGCCTAA
- the SEC4 gene encoding Rab family GTPase SEC4 (Syntenic homolog of Ashbya gossypii AGL021W; Syntenic homolog of Saccharomyces cerevisiae YFL005W (SEC4)) has translation MSGLRTISASGGMKNFDSIMKILLVGDSGVGKSCLLVRFVEDKFSPTFITTIGIDFKIKTVEINGKKIKLQLWDTAGQERFRTITTAYYRGAMGIILVYDVTDEVSFENTRQWFSTLSYANEEAIILLVGNKKDMDKRTVTYEQGQELAKELGVPFIEASAKEDENVSDIFFTLAKLIQESIDNNKMASYSGKEGQINVSSGSNFSTSDCC, from the coding sequence ATGTCCGGGCTAAGAACAATTTCTGCAAGTGGTGGCATGAAGAACTTTGATTCTATTATGAAGATTCTACTTGTTGGAGATTCCGGTGTTGGTAAATCATGCTTGTTAGTGCGTTTTGTGGAAGACAAGTTTAGTCCTACTTTTATTACGACTATTGGCATTGActttaaaattaaaacaGTAGAAATCAATGGTAAGAAGATCAAACTTCAATTGTGGGATACTGCAGGCCAGGAGCGTTTCAGAACAATCACGACAGCATATTACCGTGGTGCAATGGGTATAATTCTGGTTTATGATGTTACTGACGAAGTATCTTTTGAAAATACAAGACAGTGGTTTTCTACCTTAAGCTATGCAAATGAGGAAGCGATAATTTTGTTAGTTGGTAACAAGAAGGATATGGACAAGAGAACTGTCACTTACGAGCAAGGACAAGAATTGGCAAAGGAACTTGGAGTACCATTTATCGAAGCTAGTGCAAAAGAAGATGAGAATGTTAGTGATATCTTCTTCACATTAGCTAAGCTAATCCAAGAAAGTATCGACAATAACAAAATGGCAAGTTATTCAGGTAAAGAGGGGCAGATTAATGTCTCATCTGGAAGCAATTTTAGCACATCGGATTGTTGTTGA